The genomic window ACTGGGGTTGACTGCAGGCCGGGACCTGATAGAGTGACGTCAGCAGCAGGGTTACCTCCGGTAGCACTGCAGGTGAACGTGACGGCACCATGTTCCAATACAACCACGTCTTGGTTGGTTTGTGACGAGTTGATTCTCAACGTGACGCCTGAAGGAGGATCTAGATACAAAAGcaacaccaaacaaacaccTTTGTTTTTTGCCTGTTTGTTGACGTCGGTCAATAATGATAATACAGTGTACATTCTATACAGTAATCAACACTCTGCCACATTTTTGTTCTGCAAAATAAACAATGAACTCTCCTGCCATTCATTCAAACTTGTTTTGCCGTTGAAGACACGTTCGTAACTTGGCAATCAGGCACACTCTTCGGAGCTATTATTTCTTTTATAGGGGTCACGTGACTGCCCCTTAAGTAAATAAACCTCTCCAATCCCTCAAAATTAAACTCGCCAACTGGTATATGTAATGGGGAGAAAAACACATCAGGTACCTACCCAGAACATGTTATTTTGTGTGGCTATCTTACATATTTCCTGTGTGACGCTATTTCTTGAGATGCAGGTCTCTGTCGCTCATGAGCACAGGAacttgtatccaatcgccggtcgatcattattaacagtctactactactatatactactactatgtagtatatagtagtagtatatagtagtagtagactgtaactaatgatcgaccggcgattggatacaagcttCTGTGCTcatgagcggtcaaaaacggtaGCTTTGTGTGGCATTTTTTAGGATTACCACAACAAAAGCGGTGTAGTTCAAGAATTACATGGTGGATTGCTTTCAAACTTTTACAGATCTTAATCTTACAAAGGTAAAATACTTCGGGTAACATTTCTGATCATCACAGGTAGTTGCTCAGAATCTTATGGGAAGAGTTATAAACCCATTCACAGGTTTGTAAATTGGCCGACGTGTCAGAGCAAGAGGTGAGTCACCAGTGAGTAGGGGACTGTTGGTGTTGAAGTTGTTCTTAGATCCACTGAGCCATCGCAGACTTCCTGCCGGTTGACCCACAATCTAAGGTACATTTTGCATATGTTTTTATTCCGTTTCCATGTTTTACTTACATCCAACGTCTGCGGTGTAGCTATCACTGCTTTTGATTTCACTAGACCACAGCACGTCACAGCGGAACTGCGTGACGTCATGATCTCCACGTGTCAGTTGACGTGTCAGAACAAGAGGGGAGTCGCCAGTGAGGAGGGGACTGTTGGTGATGAAGTTGTTCTTAGATCCACTGAGCCATCGCAAACTTCCTGCTGGTTGACCTACATTTGCTGTGCACGTGCAGCTAACGTTGTTGTTCTCTGGTACTGGTGTTGGACTACAACTGATACTGGGTGTGGTGGGTCGCTGGAACAATACTTGTTGTGAACGTTGTTAACTGGTGCTAGGGAAATGCCTCTCAGAACTGTGGCCAAGGTGAACAGTTGAAGCTAAACTCCTGTTGGGGAACGCATATCTGCGATGTTACCTGTGCCTGGCTATGTTGGCTGGTGTCAGAGTTTGACAGTCTGGTTGTGATTTGAGTTTTTTTAGCGAACATGCGCGCATATGTGATAACATCAttctcatcctcctcctcctcctcttcctcctcctcctcctcctccccatcatcatcatcatcatcatcatcatcatcatcatcatcatcatcgtcgtcgtcgtcgtcgtcgtcgtcgtcgttgtcgtcgtacaacaacaacaacaaaacaaaacaaacaacaaaaaacaattcaAATTCTACTTCTATTAATTTTTTTCGAAAATGTCATCATTTAGGGACGGCTCCAGAACTCAGTACTGCAATTATCATATCTGTATGCGAACCTAGTTGACTGGCGACTGTATCAACACTCTGTAAACAGTGGGCATAATTCCCGCTCTTGACTTCCAACAACTTCAAATAAACCAACACTGATGAAAGTTTCCCAGACTCACGCAGTTCAACGGTGCCGGCATCAACGAATTGTCTCCCGGGTCTGAGTCTCACCCTGAAGCTGTAACGCCCGTCAtcaggggggagggagggggacgGGGGTGAACATGAGGCCTGGCCGTGTGGTAGTGAGTTGGCCGACATGCCTACCCATGTGCTGGTCCAGGAGTCCTGGCTAGTCTGAAATATGTAAGCTTtgaggttgttgtttttggtggtCTTAAATTAATTgttattctgaagaaaaaaaccttcATCTGCAAACAGATTAGGGTAAAGAAACAAGACTTCAAAACGTTCAGAGTAAAGAAACTCTCCGTAACTGACAATTAAGAGAACAAATTAACTGGTAAAACTTGCACTGTGGGTAAAACTTGCTTAAAGGTTCCGCTCAGGTATCAATTCACTGTTAAATTAGATATAGCTTGTAACCACCgtcattttaaaaacaaaacaaaagataacaacaaaacaaaaacaatgacactatcgacaacaacatcaaaaacaaccacaacaacaacacaacaacaacaacaacaacaacaacaacagcaacagcaacagcaacaacaaatacatgcGGACAAACACATTGTGTTAAAGGATTACGTTTATGCTCATGAAGTGAGAGAGAATAGGAGATACAAAATAAACGGTCGTACCCCCTGTTTTCTGTACGACCCCTGACACTGGTATCTGCCACGTGAAGAGTTCCCCTGCGTAATGGTACAGCTGATGCTTGGTTTCCATGGTGATGATGACGTCACAACCTGAGTGCTGCACGTGCCGGAGGCTGGAGCTGTCTCAAAACATGACATTGAAATGTTTGTGACacgtgatctctctctctctctctctctctctctctctctctctctctctctctctctctctctctctctctctctctctctctctctctctctctctctctctctctctctctctctctttctctctctctctcgctctctctctttctctctctctctctctcgcgcgttTTCTGTATATATTTCTTCTCTTTTCGTTCGaaccctctttctctttctctttcgctctcttgttctctttatctcccccccccccccactcctctctctttctttttcttcttatcTCAATCCCTCAACCCTCTGTCACACATTACTCTCGTTTCATGCAACTTTGTGGACATGAGTACTTGtacttgttgttttggttgcGATTGTTAAGTGTTCGGTTTTCCTTTCCAAATCAATCTACACTTGCAATGGGCATATTGCCTTAGCAATTACACCCTTCTGActtttgtcacacacacacacacacacacacacacacacacacacacacacacatacacacacacgcacacacacacacacacacacacaaacacacacacacacacatatgcacacacaatgACAGTCTTAATAACAAAATAGGAACACGTTAATAAGTTAAGGACAGTGTTAATAATGTATAACGATATTTTAAACTGTTTGTCTCATCTTTGCAAAGCCAAAAATGAAACGAAGGGAGGAACGTAAGAAAGATTCCACTGAGAAACCGAACTTAGCACTGGTAGCATTATCCGACGCAACAGTCTTTTTCCTACTTGCTCAGTAAAGGAACATTGATTGACTTACTGATGTAATCCATGGTACACCTATCTTCCATGCTGTTGACTTTACAGACAAGAGAGCCAGAGGACACCACACGTTTGTTGAAGAGCTCTGTGGGGTTGACGGTCATCACGCTGTGTGAGGCTGACGTCCTGCTGGGGATGAAGGCAGGCTGTAACGATTTGCTTGTGCACGTGTCCGTGTTGCTGGATGGACTGGGACACTGGCCTGCGCCGTCTTCCCTTTGTTGTCCTCCAGCAGTGGGAAACCACTGTACGCGCCATTCCAGCTGACCGGTGTCCTGAGGTCCCAGACTGCAGGTGAAGGTGTTGTTGGTGGAGCCTCGTATCACTTCTGCAAACCTGTCGTCACTGCTGCCTCCACAGTTGTTTAGAGATGGGGCGGCTGCGAGGAGAAATAAAGGTCACTGCTCAATGCCTTGAGAGGCGATCGTGAGGTGTATGCGAAAAGACAGTAAATTTCTGTTAAATTGTAGAAATAAGAGAGCACGTTTGTGACGATAGTTGGCATTATACTCGAATTGTTGCACACAACATTAAATCCTGACGTAAGCAAATGCTTTTCTATATATCAAAAAATGGTAAAGCCCGAATTGTTTTACTGGTTTAGAAAGGTTTTTTCACTCTCTGTTAATCTCATGTTATAAGATAGCAATTTAAATAACTCAACTATTAAAGGGACGCTTGTGAAGATGCAAGGTGTACATCTTGTAATATCTATAAAAATGGGTCGAAATAACACCTACATCATTTACAATGATTTTGTAAATCACTTGAAACAACTGATACATTCATAGTTGAGCCTCCAAGCCTTCCGTCGAGCAGAAATTATATTGGGTtttatgatttttttaattccttGAACAATAAGCATTCCCAGGGTTTCTCGTCTTGCAGCTTTAGCTGTTGCACGTAGCGCTAATCAGCTCTGCGCTGTGAAACagtgacacatgcacacagactcgctgagagagagtggaagagataatcggagagagagagagagagagagagagagagagagagagagagagagagagagagaaagagagagagaaagagagagagacagagagaagagagaaagagtgggagagataaagagagagagagtgagagggagagagagagagaaagagagagagtgggagagataaagagagagagagagagagtgagtgggagagagagagagagtgggagagataaacagagagagagaggggagagagagagaaagagagagagtgggagagataaagagagagagggagagtgggagagataaagagagagagagagagcgtgggagagagagacagaagggagagagaaagagagagagagagtgggagagagagagagagagagagagagagagagagagagagagagagagagagagagagagagagagagagagagagagagagagagagagagagagatagagataatgacaatgataTTTGTTTACGAGGATAATTGTATAAGCACAAAGTGGTTGCTTTTATATGACCAGCCCTCGCTTTAAAGTATAGAGAATAGTATGTGGCATTTTGTGATTTTGCATATGAACAC from Littorina saxatilis isolate snail1 unplaced genomic scaffold, US_GU_Lsax_2.0 scaffold_573, whole genome shotgun sequence includes these protein-coding regions:
- the LOC138954566 gene encoding uncharacterized protein translates to MAVVRFLYLLLVINTVIAAPSLNNCGGSSDDRFAEVIRGSTNNTFTCSLGPQDTGQLEWRVQWFPTAGGQQREDGAGQCPSPSSNTDTCTSKSLQPAFIPSRTSASHSVMTVNPTELFNKRVVSSGSLVCKVNSMEDRCTMDYITPASGTCSTQVVTSSSPWKPSISCTITQGNSSRGRYQCQGSYRKQGTSQDSWTSTWVGMSANSLPHGQASCSPPSPSLPPDDGRYSFRVRLRPGRQFVDAGTVELRESGKLSSVLVYLKLLEVKSGNYAHCLQSVDTVASQLGSHTDMIIAVLSSGAVPK